The following are encoded in a window of Salinibacter ruber DSM 13855 genomic DNA:
- a CDS encoding PIN-like domain-containing protein: MQKSSPEASPSGPTEEGTEDHEAEGTTSPRSFAYEERFPDAQSAFGLDLSPPDAAASSTLVFLDTSALLLLYDATEAAARAALNAFGRLREDTRLIVPGHAAREYAVVRSHKITDLYDDLSRQVGPPALPKRAGAFSNRALVESLGHADRLNELRQQIAALTEAYQHEARMLMGELEAWAGDDFISEAYSALFEGEAVQDLDATVRDVTAEVQRRDDISRPPGYLDSGKDQNAAGDLLIWNTLLAVAARRDRDAVLVTQDRKSDWWHQGGKGTALYPRTELIHEFDQQTGGRSFGLLTLPGLLQTMDVEATHVQRVREAVGEAPSTETIEVVGPAERVRTVATVATGAHDARSTGDGRLGTRRATSLQVREDEADAVAQLARDADLDVTRNADGRVARAFERQQNKASEEDPAGGGPAE, translated from the coding sequence GTGCAGAAGTCCTCTCCCGAAGCGTCTCCGTCCGGTCCGACCGAAGAGGGTACGGAAGACCACGAGGCCGAGGGCACGACGTCCCCCCGATCCTTCGCGTACGAGGAGCGCTTTCCCGACGCCCAGTCTGCATTTGGGCTTGACCTGAGTCCGCCCGACGCGGCGGCGTCCTCGACCCTGGTGTTCTTGGATACCTCGGCGCTCCTTCTTCTGTACGACGCGACCGAGGCGGCGGCCCGGGCGGCCCTCAATGCGTTCGGTCGACTGCGGGAGGACACTCGGCTGATCGTGCCCGGGCACGCAGCCCGGGAGTACGCCGTTGTGCGCTCCCACAAGATCACGGATCTGTACGACGACCTATCCCGGCAGGTGGGGCCGCCGGCCCTCCCGAAGCGGGCGGGGGCGTTCTCGAATCGGGCGCTCGTCGAGAGCCTTGGGCATGCGGACCGCCTCAATGAGCTCCGTCAACAGATCGCTGCGCTGACGGAAGCATACCAGCATGAAGCCCGAATGCTCATGGGGGAACTCGAAGCCTGGGCGGGGGACGACTTTATCAGTGAGGCCTACAGTGCGCTCTTCGAGGGCGAGGCCGTTCAGGATCTGGATGCGACTGTCCGGGATGTCACGGCGGAGGTCCAGCGTCGGGATGACATCAGCCGCCCCCCCGGCTACCTCGACAGCGGCAAGGACCAGAACGCCGCCGGGGACCTGCTGATCTGGAACACCCTTCTGGCGGTCGCCGCCCGCCGCGACCGGGACGCGGTGCTGGTGACGCAGGACCGGAAGTCCGACTGGTGGCATCAAGGCGGCAAAGGCACCGCCCTCTATCCCCGGACGGAGTTGATTCACGAGTTTGACCAGCAGACCGGGGGGCGATCCTTTGGCCTGCTGACCCTGCCGGGCCTGCTCCAAACGATGGACGTCGAGGCGACCCACGTACAGCGGGTGCGGGAGGCGGTCGGCGAGGCGCCGTCGACCGAAACCATCGAGGTCGTGGGGCCGGCCGAGCGGGTCCGGACCGTCGCCACCGTGGCCACCGGCGCACACGATGCCCGGTCGACTGGGGACGGGCGCCTCGGGACCCGGCGGGCGACCAGTCTGCAGGTGCGGGAGGACGAGGCGGACGCGGTTGCGCAGCTCGCCCGCGACGCCGATCTGGACGTGACCCGCAACGCCGACGGCCGGGTCGCCCGGGCCTTTGAGCGGCAGCAGAACAAGGCCTCGGAAGAAGACCCCGCCGGCGGAGGACCGGCGGAGTAG
- a CDS encoding cupin domain-containing protein: MARKRRPLSPDEKQRLDALLDAVMDTTVHHYGAEPRSAVRYDKREEMYGGSGTTYLLQMFEDGELVNNRIGAYMVLPTRGDSAGFHTHGDRNEQELYVVMRGEGTYLEKDHAEAEARSVPIEEGTITTVRGNALHAVRNTGPEPLIIFVITTFEPGKPHSRDQEQHGPGQS; the protein is encoded by the coding sequence ATGGCCCGCAAACGCCGCCCTCTCTCCCCCGACGAAAAGCAGCGCCTCGACGCCCTGCTCGACGCGGTCATGGACACGACTGTACACCATTACGGCGCCGAGCCGCGGTCGGCCGTCCGCTACGACAAGCGGGAGGAAATGTACGGCGGCTCCGGCACCACGTACCTATTGCAGATGTTCGAGGACGGGGAGCTCGTCAACAACCGAATCGGGGCCTACATGGTGCTCCCCACCCGTGGAGACAGCGCCGGCTTCCATACGCACGGCGACCGCAACGAACAGGAGCTCTACGTCGTGATGCGGGGCGAGGGGACCTACCTCGAAAAGGATCACGCCGAGGCCGAGGCGCGCAGCGTTCCCATTGAGGAAGGCACGATCACGACAGTGCGCGGAAACGCGCTCCACGCGGTCCGCAACACGGGTCCCGAGCCCCTGATCATCTTCGTGATCACTACCTTCGAGCCAGGGAAGCCCCACAGTCGGGACCAAGAGCAGCACGGCCCCGGACAATCATGA
- a CDS encoding site-specific integrase, giving the protein MASLTIQCRTERTESNGYAPVRLRISHSGKRKFVSLDLDVLASKWNDDRQRVTRSHPDSSRINARLSEVESVAQRAVSRLQSAGEVITASRIQQVVKEELFGEEEESGYDDFIAFAWDEVEAYRRRDQMTTFRHYRTGIRKFLGFLEDESGQSQEDITLSFDALTVQLIREFRNHMYEVRGNAPNTVGKTLTQIKTMWNAAVKEGHADRDPWPKITIDSAPSQKEKLDFEEIEALEEVDLPEEGSERRALDYFLFALYGGGMRFSDVATLKHKHLEGGRIQYKMKKTSEGAGVPIVDKAEAILDRYDNRPQEPESRVFPILDGYDLDEMEDVQRAIESRNAYVNRQLKKVRKKAEIETNLTFHLSRHSAAWKLYREMGDIYKVKRILGHSRVEVTEEYLRGFPDTEMDEEYENVF; this is encoded by the coding sequence ATGGCCTCCCTCACGATACAGTGCCGAACGGAGCGCACCGAGAGCAACGGATACGCTCCGGTCCGGCTTCGCATTTCGCATTCTGGCAAGCGCAAGTTCGTCTCTCTGGACCTTGACGTTCTCGCGTCGAAGTGGAACGACGATCGCCAGCGGGTCACTCGGTCGCATCCCGACAGTTCTCGCATCAACGCTCGACTGAGTGAGGTCGAGTCCGTGGCGCAACGAGCCGTCTCGCGTCTCCAGTCAGCCGGAGAGGTCATCACGGCCAGTCGCATCCAACAGGTGGTCAAAGAAGAGCTCTTCGGTGAAGAGGAAGAAAGTGGCTACGACGATTTCATCGCTTTCGCGTGGGATGAGGTTGAGGCGTATCGACGGCGCGACCAAATGACAACATTCCGACACTACAGGACCGGGATCCGCAAATTCCTGGGTTTTCTCGAAGATGAAAGCGGACAAAGCCAGGAGGACATCACCCTTTCGTTCGATGCTCTAACAGTCCAGCTTATCCGTGAATTTCGGAATCATATGTACGAGGTGAGAGGAAATGCGCCAAACACTGTTGGCAAGACGCTGACCCAGATCAAGACGATGTGGAATGCAGCAGTGAAGGAAGGACATGCAGACCGCGACCCTTGGCCGAAAATCACAATCGACTCGGCACCGTCCCAGAAAGAAAAGCTCGACTTCGAGGAGATCGAGGCGCTTGAAGAGGTCGATCTGCCGGAGGAAGGTAGTGAGCGTCGGGCACTTGACTACTTTTTATTCGCTCTCTACGGAGGTGGAATGCGGTTCAGCGATGTCGCCACGCTAAAACATAAGCACCTGGAGGGGGGGCGGATTCAGTACAAAATGAAAAAGACCTCGGAAGGGGCGGGGGTGCCCATTGTCGACAAGGCCGAGGCTATCCTTGATCGCTATGACAATCGACCTCAAGAGCCCGAGTCCCGAGTTTTTCCGATTCTGGATGGGTACGATCTGGATGAAATGGAAGACGTGCAACGGGCGATTGAGAGCCGAAATGCGTATGTAAATCGCCAACTGAAGAAGGTCCGGAAAAAGGCCGAGATCGAGACGAATCTCACTTTCCATCTGTCGCGTCACTCTGCAGCGTGGAAGCTGTACAGGGAGATGGGCGACATCTACAAGGTGAAGCGCATCCTCGGCCACAGTCGCGTCGAGGTGACGGAGGAATACTTACGCGGGTTTCCGGACACCGAGATGGATGAAGAGTACGAGAACGTCTTTTAG
- a CDS encoding zinc ribbon domain-containing protein translates to MVFGILFLQAVTFGVLSAIIASNKNRSAGGWGALGFLFGLFGFIATIAVGEAEDDTRSSRRQSSQQKPNSSEKKQTPGSKEKRSAAQGFDPDNHEKKCPDCAEYIKLEAQVCKHCGHRFSDEELERQIEETESELQDGKQTEEDSETKGIDTEDLSKGMRYILNTHDFGEDSDECEKCGVSKSYVVKHQYKCRYSER, encoded by the coding sequence GTGGTCTTCGGCATCCTCTTCCTTCAGGCTGTCACATTCGGCGTCCTCTCTGCCATCATTGCCTCAAACAAAAACCGAAGTGCTGGTGGGTGGGGGGCTCTTGGTTTCCTATTTGGGCTCTTCGGCTTCATAGCAACAATCGCTGTCGGCGAAGCTGAAGACGACACACGTTCATCTCGCAGGCAGTCTTCCCAGCAGAAGCCCAATTCCTCAGAAAAGAAGCAGACACCAGGCAGCAAAGAGAAGCGATCAGCCGCTCAGGGCTTTGACCCCGACAATCACGAGAAAAAGTGTCCTGACTGCGCTGAATACATAAAGCTGGAGGCTCAGGTGTGTAAGCACTGCGGGCACAGGTTCTCCGATGAGGAGCTAGAGCGGCAGATTGAAGAGACGGAAAGCGAGCTACAAGATGGAAAACAGACCGAGGAGGACAGCGAAACGAAGGGAATTGATACTGAGGACTTGTCAAAAGGGATGAGATATATTCTGAACACTCACGATTTCGGCGAGGACAGCGACGAATGTGAAAAGTGTGGCGTATCAAAGTCGTATGTCGTCAAACATCAATACAAATGCCGCTACTCAGAGCGCTAA
- a CDS encoding zinc ribbon domain-containing protein — MITGILLIQAVTFAVLSGIVASNKNRDPAGWGIIGLLFGIFGFIAAIAVGEAESDIRSPGRQSSRQKSSSSEKKQPSSEEDNQQSSAQGFDPDEHEKKCPDCAEYIKLEAQVCRYCGHEFSDEEVEQQIEEAKGKAVEKKSGWECRCGSVNGSEHDLCPECGRSANAVI, encoded by the coding sequence GTGATTACAGGCATCCTTCTGATTCAAGCGGTGACGTTCGCCGTTCTCTCAGGCATCGTTGCCAGCAACAAGAACCGAGACCCCGCTGGGTGGGGAATAATCGGTTTACTATTCGGAATCTTTGGCTTTATTGCGGCAATCGCTGTCGGTGAAGCGGAAAGCGATATACGGTCGCCCGGAAGGCAGTCTTCCCGGCAGAAATCCAGCTCCTCCGAAAAGAAGCAACCCTCCAGCGAAGAAGACAACCAGCAATCGAGTGCTCAGGGTTTTGACCCCGACGAACACGAGAAGAAATGCCCCGACTGTGCTGAATACATCAAGCTTGAAGCTCAGGTGTGCCGCTACTGTGGGCACGAGTTTTCCGACGAGGAGGTTGAACAGCAGATTGAAGAGGCAAAGGGGAAGGCAGTAGAGAAGAAAAGTGGATGGGAATGTCGATGTGGGTCAGTGAATGGCAGTGAGCACGACCTGTGCCCTGAGTGTGGTCGCTCCGCAAATGCGGTTATCTGA
- a CDS encoding DUF2513 domain-containing protein produces MELVKEILAQLRDGNYHVEEEIDGHSEEKIIYHLKIMEENDLVDVNLSEVINTRTGKEKEWMVGAVGGLTWKGHEFLDAAEHSSAWQQAKDFVREQGSNVPFAVLQKMMMAYIKQEAGLS; encoded by the coding sequence ATGGAATTGGTTAAGGAAATTCTCGCCCAGCTCAGAGATGGCAACTACCACGTGGAGGAAGAAATCGACGGACACTCCGAAGAGAAGATTATCTATCACCTCAAAATCATGGAGGAGAACGACCTCGTAGATGTCAATCTGAGTGAAGTAATAAACACCCGAACAGGAAAAGAGAAGGAGTGGATGGTTGGAGCCGTCGGTGGTTTGACGTGGAAGGGACACGAGTTTCTCGACGCCGCCGAACACTCCTCGGCGTGGCAGCAGGCGAAGGACTTCGTTCGGGAGCAGGGAAGCAATGTCCCGTTCGCTGTTCTACAGAAAATGATGATGGCTTACATCAAACAGGAAGCAGGACTCTCATAA
- a CDS encoding zinc ribbon domain-containing protein, which produces MGFLFGIFGFVAALVVESAELKKGEPQEAQRSERVERQTSTARKFDPDEHEKKCPMCAEYIKLEARRCKHCGHEFSEKEVENAVEKERRQFLGRSLSDEVDERYCHLCGDVAEENHAQSPYWACEDCAEEVPVS; this is translated from the coding sequence TTGGGCTTCCTCTTCGGTATATTCGGCTTCGTTGCGGCACTGGTCGTCGAGTCAGCAGAGCTCAAAAAAGGAGAGCCCCAAGAAGCCCAACGCTCCGAGCGAGTTGAGAGACAAACCTCGACGGCACGGAAGTTTGACCCAGACGAACACGAGAAGAAGTGCCCGATGTGTGCTGAGTATATCAAGTTGGAAGCCCGACGATGTAAGCACTGCGGACACGAGTTCTCCGAGAAAGAGGTAGAGAACGCTGTGGAAAAGGAGAGGAGGCAGTTTCTTGGGCGCTCCCTGTCAGACGAAGTTGATGAGAGATACTGCCACCTTTGTGGTGACGTGGCGGAGGAAAACCACGCCCAGTCGCCCTATTGGGCTTGCGAGGACTGTGCTGAGGAAGTTCCAGTGTCCTGA
- a CDS encoding transposase, translating into MDEVLQASSQPEAWRIFEEILGGECRQMVTVADKDGQPEEIDAYRKLREEAAPAFPALANLKENLEDATAVLALPGKYRRRLRTTSVTQRLTEEVRRREKVIRIFPNIDSTWRLIGAVLAEKHEEWPERAGSTSIWLSSAVGRSKPKGPNLNPTSQPNDNQRWLPNLMQRTFTQKMGLDRESRLGESNRVQ; encoded by the coding sequence ATGGATGAGGTTCTTCAAGCTTCCAGTCAGCCGGAGGCGTGGCGGATCTTCGAGGAGATTCTCGGAGGGGAGTGCCGACAGATGGTAACCGTTGCAGATAAGGACGGTCAACCTGAAGAGATCGATGCCTATCGGAAGCTTCGGGAGGAGGCGGCCCCTGCCTTCCCTGCCTTGGCTAACCTCAAAGAGAACCTTGAAGACGCCACCGCAGTCCTTGCGCTGCCCGGCAAGTACCGTCGCCGACTACGGACGACAAGTGTGACCCAGCGCCTGACCGAGGAAGTTCGTCGTCGGGAGAAAGTCATCCGCATCTTCCCCAACATCGACTCGACCTGGCGGCTGATCGGAGCCGTGCTGGCTGAGAAACACGAGGAGTGGCCCGAGCGGGCCGGAAGCACCTCGATATGGCTGAGTTCCGCAGTTGGAAGGAGCAAGCCAAAAGGCCCGAATCTGAACCCGACGAGTCAACCGAACGACAACCAGCGATGGCTACCTAACCTCATGCAGCGCACCTTTACACAAAAAATGGGACTTGATCGAGAGAGCCGATTAGGGGAATCCAATCGGGTTCAATAG
- a CDS encoding antirestriction protein ArdA, translating into MSDFPEPKIYVADLAAYNAGHLRGEWLCLSSYQNAEHLRHAISSLLETWDEEPLSGVCGPIEEFRIDDYEGIPSALIPRHGGIDTENVMAYVRLRDLEDTGAAKAFIEAEFHCETPPEEWPRAFQERYLGTFSSLEEWARRYLESTGFFSGVPEAMARYFDFEAYAQDARLGGDVVLVDSGVDTKHVFLGH; encoded by the coding sequence ATGTCTGATTTCCCTGAGCCGAAGATCTACGTCGCGGACTTGGCGGCCTACAACGCCGGCCACCTGCGAGGCGAGTGGCTTTGCCTGAGCAGCTACCAAAACGCCGAACACCTTCGCCATGCTATATCGTCCCTCCTCGAAACCTGGGATGAGGAGCCCCTAAGCGGCGTCTGTGGACCGATAGAGGAGTTTCGAATCGACGACTACGAGGGCATTCCCTCTGCCCTCATTCCCCGTCACGGCGGAATTGACACCGAGAACGTCATGGCATACGTCCGGCTCCGTGACCTGGAAGATACAGGCGCGGCGAAGGCTTTCATCGAAGCCGAGTTCCACTGCGAAACGCCACCAGAAGAGTGGCCCCGTGCATTCCAGGAACGCTACCTCGGGACGTTCTCCAGCCTGGAAGAGTGGGCTCGTCGCTACCTCGAATCGACAGGTTTCTTCTCGGGTGTGCCTGAGGCGATGGCCAGGTATTTTGACTTCGAGGCCTACGCCCAAGACGCACGCCTCGGCGGCGACGTGGTCTTGGTCGACTCCGGCGTCGACACGAAGCACGTCTTCCTCGGCCACTAA